From one Brevibacterium sp. 'Marine' genomic stretch:
- a CDS encoding nucleobase:cation symporter-2 family protein — protein MSVSHQSPSGDRKTAVKGKQARPEDERLSVGSSFAYGLQHVLTMYGGIIAVPLIIGNAAGLDGNGISLLIASCLFMGGLATILQSVGVPFFGSQLPLVQGVSFAGVATMTSILAGGDGLPAVFGSVLVASVIGLIVAPAFALIVKFFPPVVTGTVITTIGLSLMPVAAGWAMGGDAEAADYGSMRNILIAVATLAIVLILSRIPVAVISRLSILLAIVVGTIGCLIFGWADFSHVLDRGVFAFPEPFAFGMPTFSAAAIISMFIVIIVTFAETTADIIAVGEIVDTKVDSKRIASGLRADMLSSAVSPVFNSFTQSAFAQNVGLVAITGVKSRFVVTAGGAILVVLGLLPVMGGVVAAVPTPVLGGAGIVLFGTVAASGIRTLSKVEYEGNLNMIIVAVSLAFGIIPVVEPDFYNAFPNWVGIILHSGISSATLMAVLLNLVFNHIGVKTKDRSDRSVFVAGTGRVIRKEELQRLIDNEAILTEGDTVKDGKIIDCNGEEVPVVTEQQHEKVIDAAQKGEVRSQDDVRRLIAEDGN, from the coding sequence ATGTCGGTATCCCATCAATCACCCAGCGGCGACCGCAAGACCGCGGTCAAGGGCAAGCAGGCCCGCCCGGAGGACGAACGACTTTCCGTCGGCAGCTCCTTCGCCTACGGGCTGCAGCACGTGCTCACCATGTACGGCGGAATCATCGCGGTCCCCCTCATCATCGGCAATGCGGCCGGCCTCGACGGCAACGGCATCAGCCTCCTCATCGCCTCCTGTCTGTTCATGGGCGGTCTGGCAACGATCCTGCAGTCGGTCGGTGTGCCGTTCTTCGGCTCGCAGCTCCCGCTGGTCCAGGGCGTGTCGTTCGCCGGCGTGGCGACGATGACATCGATTCTGGCCGGTGGCGATGGCCTGCCTGCGGTCTTCGGTTCGGTGCTGGTCGCCTCGGTGATCGGATTGATCGTGGCCCCGGCCTTTGCGCTCATCGTGAAGTTCTTCCCGCCGGTGGTCACCGGCACGGTCATCACGACGATCGGTCTGTCACTCATGCCGGTCGCCGCGGGTTGGGCCATGGGTGGGGACGCCGAGGCCGCTGACTACGGCAGCATGCGCAATATCCTCATCGCCGTGGCCACGCTGGCCATCGTGCTCATCCTCAGCAGAATTCCCGTCGCCGTGATCTCCCGTCTGTCGATTCTGCTGGCCATCGTCGTCGGCACGATCGGCTGCCTCATCTTCGGCTGGGCAGATTTCTCCCATGTGCTCGATCGCGGCGTCTTCGCATTCCCTGAGCCGTTCGCCTTCGGTATGCCGACTTTCTCGGCCGCAGCAATCATTTCGATGTTCATCGTCATCATCGTCACCTTCGCCGAGACCACTGCGGACATCATCGCCGTCGGAGAGATCGTCGACACGAAGGTCGATTCCAAGCGCATCGCTTCGGGTCTGCGCGCCGACATGCTGTCATCGGCAGTGTCGCCGGTCTTCAACTCCTTCACTCAGTCGGCATTCGCACAGAACGTCGGACTGGTCGCCATCACGGGCGTGAAGTCACGCTTCGTCGTCACAGCCGGTGGCGCGATCCTCGTCGTCCTCGGCCTGCTGCCCGTGATGGGCGGAGTCGTTGCCGCCGTGCCGACTCCGGTACTCGGCGGAGCGGGAATCGTCCTGTTCGGCACGGTCGCCGCGTCGGGCATCCGCACGCTGTCGAAGGTCGAGTACGAGGGCAACCTCAATATGATCATCGTGGCGGTCTCGCTGGCCTTCGGCATCATCCCGGTCGTCGAACCCGACTTCTACAACGCCTTCCCGAATTGGGTCGGCATCATCCTCCACTCGGGAATCTCCTCGGCCACCCTCATGGCAGTGCTGCTCAACCTCGTCTTCAACCACATCGGCGTGAAGACGAAGGATCGTTCGGACCGGTCGGTCTTCGTGGCCGGCACGGGGCGAGTCATCCGCAAGGAAGAGCTGCAGCGCCTCATCGACAACGAGGCGATCCTCACGGAGGGCGACACCGTCAAGGACGGCAAGATCATCGACTGCAACGGAGAAGAGGTTCCTGTCGTCACCGAACAGCAGCACGAGAAGGTCATCGACGCCGCGCAGAAAGGTGAGGTCCGCAGCCAGGACGACGTCCGCCGCCTCATCGCCGAGGACGGGAACTGA
- a CDS encoding M50 family metallopeptidase — translation MDFKQATATWWDAITSGFGRQDGLELDVLGLVLVIGVPLVVTLAPGIWRFFGLFVTFVHELGHAFAALMTGRVVKGISLNFDHSGQMNSFGRVGFSATWAGFWGYPAPGVLGLVLATSAVFGWAPLALSMGALILLVALIFIRNFAGAVIAVITAIAAQLVVVFLPLEWISVFVAALGTALTIGSLKDLVKVIRVHTRRRHVQQSDAYILAQGSALPAGAWLTLFALVIIVCALATARVLYTAVSVGAV, via the coding sequence ATGGACTTCAAGCAGGCAACGGCGACGTGGTGGGACGCCATCACCTCGGGCTTCGGGCGGCAGGACGGGCTCGAACTCGACGTCCTCGGGCTCGTGCTCGTCATCGGAGTGCCCCTGGTCGTGACCCTGGCTCCGGGGATCTGGAGGTTCTTCGGACTGTTCGTGACCTTCGTCCACGAACTCGGTCATGCATTCGCCGCCCTCATGACGGGACGCGTGGTCAAAGGGATCTCGCTGAACTTCGATCACTCGGGGCAGATGAACTCCTTCGGCCGGGTCGGCTTCTCCGCCACATGGGCGGGGTTCTGGGGATATCCGGCCCCGGGCGTGCTCGGACTCGTCCTGGCCACCTCGGCGGTCTTCGGTTGGGCCCCCTTGGCCCTGTCGATGGGCGCGCTGATCCTGTTGGTCGCGCTCATCTTCATCCGGAACTTCGCGGGCGCCGTCATCGCCGTGATCACGGCGATCGCGGCGCAGCTCGTCGTCGTGTTCCTGCCTCTGGAATGGATCTCGGTCTTCGTCGCCGCACTCGGCACGGCGCTGACGATCGGGTCCCTCAAGGATCTCGTCAAGGTCATCCGCGTCCACACTCGCAGGCGCCATGTGCAGCAGTCCGATGCCTATATCCTCGCGCAGGGCTCGGCTCTGCCCGCCGGTGCCTGGCTGACGCTGTTTGCGCTCGTCATCATCGTCTGCGCGCTCGCCACCGCGCGGGTGCTGTACACGGCGGTGTCGGTCGGCGCAGTGTGA
- a CDS encoding HAD family phosphatase, which produces MAPLPKYSAILFDCDGVLVDSETITNGVLHQMLQELGWQLSADECIARFVGKMLRDEADVIEEHTGFRIDEEWMTEFRRRRNAQLEASLQAIPGVVDAVERVAEIYQGRIACASGADRPKIELQLRKIGLFDAFEGRIFSGMEQPNSKPAPDVYLAAAASLGIDPAEAAVIEDSPTGVIAGAAAGSHVLGFCPDSPVHQSADTLLAAGAAETFSAMGQLPGLLAE; this is translated from the coding sequence ATGGCCCCACTTCCGAAATACTCCGCGATCCTCTTCGACTGTGATGGAGTCCTCGTCGACTCCGAAACCATCACGAACGGTGTCCTCCATCAGATGCTGCAGGAGCTCGGTTGGCAGCTGAGCGCCGACGAATGCATTGCGCGCTTCGTCGGCAAGATGCTCCGCGACGAGGCTGATGTCATCGAAGAGCACACCGGATTCCGCATCGACGAGGAGTGGATGACCGAGTTCCGGCGGCGGCGCAATGCCCAGCTCGAGGCCTCTCTCCAGGCGATTCCGGGAGTCGTCGATGCCGTTGAGCGCGTTGCCGAGATCTACCAGGGCAGGATCGCCTGCGCGTCGGGAGCGGATCGTCCGAAGATCGAGCTGCAGCTGCGCAAGATCGGCCTCTTCGATGCCTTCGAGGGCCGGATCTTCTCCGGCATGGAGCAGCCGAATTCGAAGCCCGCCCCCGACGTCTATCTCGCGGCGGCTGCTTCCCTGGGCATCGACCCCGCCGAGGCGGCCGTGATCGAAGATTCCCCCACCGGGGTGATCGCCGGCGCTGCGGCCGGATCCCATGTGCTCGGGTTCTGCCCGGATTCCCCGGTTCATCAGAGTGCGGACACGCTGTTGGCTGCGGGTGCTGCCGAGACATTCAGCGCGATGGGGCAGCTGCCCGGTCTATTGGCGGAGTAG
- a CDS encoding HNH endonuclease signature motif containing protein, which yields MKDPQDPGDSGLEHASNESVSGSPATSADPASSPQVPLVGPDSPRRLDVDPDSPMAVVVSLTQLSTGVRLAELQAVAGLFLSDALEKLRYAFGDEIYYHATFTETVGRFITARDGLLPEEDDFVDPWRSTGFVLEGRPLDESDGDAASAGAAADDGAEADDASDGGADVAADEVDESHDAAETGTDGSTDGSSDDASTTEESIVDQSQPPSASSLPNFPKFGLHKSFNSWVHDLATREEIAELTTVLGSSSDGAYNEITNAVTLAFGLPKFLQRCLAGEFTIEHVLAATRAIKDVAFEYLPRLDAYLGDRRADITLETFRKSLNLKIAAIVPVDDRTELAEKRRRVDIMTYPDGTASVTLSGPAVELNAFYLRIEAFARAIRNGNISALTDENIAGLEVADQDSIAALMFDIATRATPQMTIAVTTHDTTTGETTTKEVALETAADADPAAPITAAAVDRTAQAAQREAEEAAGTGADVKTTIKLVMPTHGQWVREQAKMMVTVPYLTAVGKSELPGTFSDGTPVPPDAARALAGESPIWHRLLTDPATGTPIDARSRSYHIPADVRAPLVGKWQSCSAPGCTRRAETSEVDHIIPFDHADPARGGQTTFENLHPLCKPDHQAKTDRRFSVRMTEDGAVEYSFTRGVVARMYPPDNPINAEHARQVENHAHLPNLLDDRNPGTAEQLRDNGHPSPAARLENSGPSRHSESGDSGRGDECAPTAGVERVSIADAGEAPRRSQKSKPGRGVEWNNYWDSGDPPPF from the coding sequence ATGAAGGATCCTCAGGATCCGGGCGACAGCGGCCTCGAGCATGCCTCGAATGAATCAGTCTCCGGTTCGCCCGCGACTTCGGCGGACCCTGCTTCGTCGCCTCAGGTTCCTCTGGTCGGCCCCGACTCACCCCGTCGTCTCGACGTCGACCCTGATTCGCCGATGGCTGTGGTCGTCAGCCTGACTCAATTGAGTACGGGCGTTCGTCTCGCTGAGCTCCAAGCCGTTGCCGGGCTGTTCCTGTCCGATGCGCTCGAGAAGCTCCGCTATGCCTTCGGCGACGAGATCTACTACCACGCGACATTCACCGAGACAGTCGGCCGCTTCATCACAGCACGTGATGGGCTGCTGCCCGAAGAGGACGACTTCGTGGACCCCTGGAGGTCCACCGGTTTCGTTCTCGAAGGTCGCCCTCTCGACGAGTCTGATGGTGACGCCGCCTCCGCAGGTGCTGCCGCCGACGATGGGGCCGAAGCGGACGATGCTTCAGACGGTGGTGCCGACGTCGCTGCCGACGAGGTCGATGAATCGCACGATGCCGCTGAAACGGGCACCGATGGAAGCACCGATGGAAGCTCCGATGATGCTTCCACAACCGAGGAGAGCATCGTCGATCAGTCGCAGCCTCCGTCGGCGAGTTCGCTTCCGAACTTCCCCAAGTTCGGGTTGCACAAGTCCTTCAACAGCTGGGTCCACGACCTCGCCACCCGCGAGGAGATCGCCGAGCTGACCACGGTCCTCGGCTCGTCGAGCGACGGTGCCTACAACGAGATCACGAACGCCGTCACACTGGCATTCGGACTGCCGAAGTTCCTGCAGCGCTGCCTGGCCGGTGAGTTCACGATCGAGCACGTGCTTGCGGCGACCCGTGCCATCAAAGATGTCGCATTCGAGTATCTGCCGCGCCTTGATGCCTACCTGGGTGACCGCCGTGCCGATATCACCCTGGAGACCTTCAGGAAGTCGCTGAATCTCAAGATCGCGGCGATCGTGCCGGTCGACGACAGAACCGAACTGGCCGAGAAGCGCCGCCGAGTCGACATTATGACCTACCCCGACGGCACCGCCTCGGTGACTCTGTCCGGACCCGCTGTGGAACTCAATGCCTTCTACCTGCGCATCGAGGCATTCGCCCGAGCGATCCGCAACGGCAACATCTCGGCACTCACCGATGAGAACATCGCCGGCCTCGAAGTCGCCGATCAGGACAGCATCGCCGCTCTCATGTTCGATATCGCCACTCGGGCAACCCCGCAGATGACCATCGCCGTGACGACCCACGACACCACGACCGGTGAGACCACCACCAAGGAAGTCGCACTCGAGACCGCCGCCGACGCGGACCCCGCAGCTCCGATCACTGCAGCCGCGGTCGACCGCACCGCGCAGGCAGCGCAGCGTGAAGCCGAAGAGGCGGCGGGCACCGGCGCCGACGTGAAGACCACCATCAAGCTCGTCATGCCCACCCACGGACAGTGGGTCCGAGAGCAGGCCAAGATGATGGTGACGGTTCCGTATCTCACCGCGGTGGGAAAGTCGGAGCTGCCGGGAACATTCTCGGACGGCACACCGGTGCCACCCGACGCGGCACGGGCACTCGCGGGTGAGAGCCCCATTTGGCACCGGCTCCTCACCGATCCGGCTACCGGGACGCCGATCGATGCTCGCTCACGCAGTTACCACATCCCTGCGGACGTGCGCGCGCCCTTGGTCGGCAAATGGCAGTCCTGTTCTGCTCCGGGCTGCACTCGCAGGGCAGAGACTTCAGAAGTCGACCACATCATCCCCTTCGACCATGCCGATCCGGCCCGGGGCGGTCAGACGACGTTCGAGAACCTCCACCCGCTGTGCAAACCCGACCACCAGGCGAAGACCGACCGCCGGTTCTCGGTCCGAATGACCGAGGACGGGGCGGTGGAGTATTCCTTCACTCGTGGTGTCGTCGCACGAATGTATCCGCCGGACAACCCGATCAACGCCGAGCATGCCCGTCAGGTGGAGAACCATGCCCACCTGCCGAATCTGCTTGACGACCGGAATCCCGGCACCGCGGAACAGCTTCGTGACAACGGCCATCCGAGTCCAGCGGCACGGCTCGAGAACTCGGGTCCATCCCGTCACTCCGAGTCAGGGGACTCCGGACGAGGGGACGAGTGTGCCCCGACTGCCGGAGTCGAGCGTGTGTCGATCGCTGACGCAGGCGAGGCGCCTCGCCGGTCGCAGAAATCGAAGCCCGGCCGAGGAGTGGAGTGGAACAACTACTGGGACTCCGGGGATCCGCCACCGTTCTGA